One window from the genome of Romeriopsis navalis LEGE 11480 encodes:
- the ilvA gene encoding threonine ammonia-lyase, biosynthetic — protein MQHDYLERILTAKVYDVAQESALEIAPNLSQRLQNHLLLKREDMQSVFSFKLRGAYNKMAQLPPDVLAQGVIAASAGNHAQGVALSASKLETTAIIVMPVTTPSVKVDAVRARGGEVVLHGDTYDDACAYAKQLGTEKGLTFIHPFDDPDVIAGQGTIGMEILRQHQKPIHAIFVAIGGGGLIAGIAAYVKRLRPNIKIIGVEPVDADAMSRSLNAGSRQALEQVGLFADGVAVREVGQETFRLCQEYVDEVILVSTDNTCAAIKDVFQDTRSILEPAGALAIAGAKAYVEREGITDKTLIAIACGANMNFDRLRFVAERAELGERREAIFAVTVPEERGSFRKFCECLGQHGITEFNYRIGNTREAHIFVGIQISSRDDAKAIAAAFAAQGLATIDLTDDELAKLHLRHMVGGHSPLAHDELLYQFQFPERRGALTNFLARMNPDWNISLFHYRNYGADYGKILVGMQVPAQDMHQWQTFLDRLGYPYADESQNPAYKLFLG, from the coding sequence ATGCAGCACGACTACCTTGAACGGATTCTGACAGCGAAAGTCTATGATGTCGCCCAGGAGTCGGCCCTGGAGATTGCCCCCAACCTGTCACAGCGACTCCAGAACCACCTGCTGCTCAAGCGCGAAGATATGCAATCCGTCTTCTCCTTCAAGCTGCGCGGTGCATACAACAAAATGGCCCAATTGCCCCCGGACGTGTTGGCTCAGGGGGTAATTGCGGCCTCCGCAGGGAACCACGCTCAAGGGGTGGCACTGAGTGCAAGTAAGCTGGAAACTACAGCGATTATCGTCATGCCCGTCACCACCCCCAGCGTGAAAGTCGATGCCGTCCGGGCCCGCGGCGGTGAAGTCGTTCTACATGGTGATACCTACGATGATGCCTGTGCCTACGCCAAGCAACTGGGCACCGAGAAAGGCCTTACCTTCATCCATCCCTTCGACGACCCCGATGTGATTGCCGGCCAGGGGACGATCGGCATGGAAATCCTACGTCAACACCAAAAGCCGATCCACGCGATCTTTGTGGCGATCGGCGGCGGGGGACTGATTGCGGGCATTGCCGCCTATGTGAAACGGCTACGCCCCAACATTAAAATCATTGGTGTCGAACCGGTGGATGCCGATGCGATGTCGCGATCGCTCAACGCGGGGAGCCGTCAAGCCCTCGAACAGGTCGGCCTATTTGCGGATGGAGTGGCCGTCCGGGAGGTGGGCCAAGAAACCTTTCGGCTGTGTCAGGAATACGTAGATGAGGTGATATTGGTCAGCACCGATAATACCTGCGCCGCGATTAAAGATGTGTTCCAAGATACGCGATCGATTCTCGAACCCGCCGGGGCCTTAGCGATCGCCGGGGCCAAAGCCTACGTTGAACGCGAGGGCATTACCGATAAGACCTTAATCGCCATCGCCTGTGGGGCCAATATGAACTTCGATCGTCTCCGCTTTGTCGCTGAACGGGCGGAACTCGGAGAACGTCGCGAGGCAATTTTTGCCGTCACCGTGCCGGAAGAACGTGGGAGTTTTCGCAAATTTTGCGAATGTTTAGGTCAACATGGCATCACTGAATTTAATTACAGAATTGGCAACACTAGAGAAGCCCATATCTTTGTTGGAATTCAAATCAGCAGTCGCGACGATGCGAAAGCAATCGCCGCTGCTTTCGCCGCTCAAGGGTTAGCGACGATCGATCTGACGGATGACGAGTTAGCCAAATTGCATCTCCGCCATATGGTCGGTGGGCATTCGCCTTTAGCCCACGACGAATTACTCTATCAGTTCCAATTTCCGGAACGACGCGGTGCCTTAACGAACTTCCTCGCACGGATGAACCCCGACTGGAATATCAGTCTCTTCCACTATCGCAACTATGGTGCCGACTACGGCAAAATTCTGGTCGGCATGCAAGTGCCCGCCCAGGACATGCACCAATGGCAAACATTCCTCGATCGTCTGGGCTATCCCTATGCGGACGAAAGTCAGAACCCTGCCTATAAATTATTTCTCGGATAG